In the genome of Tachysurus vachellii isolate PV-2020 chromosome 9, HZAU_Pvac_v1, whole genome shotgun sequence, one region contains:
- the LOC132851483 gene encoding general transcription factor II-I repeat domain-containing protein 2-like, protein MSGNLADQLDRDLVKCKWFSIQCDESVDGSSTAQLLVFIRMVFEDFSTREELLTLLPLKTTTRGVDIYNTVKEFFVQKKVPLEKLVAVTTDGAPAMIGRQAGFIAHCKADKDFPKFLHYHCIIHQQALCAKVIGFGHVMTPVVKIINNIRSKAKQHRIFKVLMEEMSAEYGDLLLHTEIRWLSRGRVLHRFLSLLGEIKEFMQSKGEDVSLLEDTEWTLDLAFLTDITGKLNHFNCELQGKGKTVVDMISALNAFKAKMNIFSVDLQRKKVLHFPAVQSVLKDNASAAETFKKVAEKYCEVINRLGQEFENRFCDLDQLEPCVSFISNPFMNVDTTRFAEQLSTTFSMDAGQVESKMTSTSKPTRLHQTFGALLTQRSTVVYAQQL, encoded by the coding sequence ATGTCTGGTAACTTGGCTGATCAGCTGGACCGAGATCTGGTGAAGTGCAAGTGGTTTAGCATTCAGTGCGACGAGTCCGTGGATGGCAGCAGTACAGCGCAGCTGTTGGTTTTTATCCGGATGGTGTTTGAAGATTTCTCCACAAGAGAAGAACTCCTGACACTACTGCCATTAAAGACAACTACGAGGGGAGTTGACATTTATAACACAGTGAAGGAGTTTTTCGTGCAGAAAAAGGTACCATTGGAAAAGCTGGTAGCGGTAACTACAGACGGGGCTCCTGCTATGATCGGCCGACAAGCAGGTTTCATCGCTCACTGTAAAGCTGACAAAGACTTCCCAAAATTTCTGCATTACCACTGCATCATTCACCAGCAGGCGTTATGTGCAAAAGTTATCGGCTTTGGGCACGTGATGACTCCCGTTGTGAAAATCATAAACAACATCCGCTCCAAAGCAAAACAGCACAGGATTTTCAAGGTGCTAATGGAGGAGATGTCAGCTGAATATGGTGACCTGCTGCTACACACAGAAATCCGATGGCTCAGCAGAGGACGAGTTTTACATCGTTTTTTGTCACTTTTGGGTGAAATCAAAGAGTTCATGCAGTCCAAAGGTGAAGACGTGTCACTGCTAGAGGACACAGAGTGGACACTTGACCTTGCATTTTTGACGGACATTACTGGGAAACTAAACCACTTCAACTGCGAGCTGCAAGGCAAAGGCAAGACTGTTGTTGACATGATAAGtgctttaaatgcatttaaagccAAGATGAACATTTTCTCTGTGgatttacagagaaaaaaagttCTGCACTTTCCCGCTGTGCAGTCGGTGCTGAAAGACAATGCTTCTGCAGCTGAGACATTTAAGAAAGTGGCAGAAAAGTACTGTGAAGTCATAAACAGACTTGGGCAAGAGTTTGAGAACAGGTTTTGTGACCTTGATCAACTTGAGCCATGTGTGTCATTCATTTCCAATCCTTTCATGAATGTGGACACAACACGCTTTGCTGAGCAACTAAGTACAACGTTCAGCATGGATGCTGGACAGGTGGAGAgcaaaatgacctccacctcAAAGCCTACCAGGCTGCACcaaacttttggtgccttgtTGACACAGAGaagtacagtggtgtatgcacagcagctatga
- the LOC132851729 gene encoding uncharacterized protein LOC132851729, with translation MAENQVRDWNRVIDMYDGVDEDGMTETQKKAHRDETLQNNPDVLFRIYRKGKLRVLLFMPTHTVEWIIVIHDRIQDRRETDPSVQLTERRAIRGHLPIINMAGPENHLEHICDIFDQLFNQVQENIRNRAAPQRNYAAEIEGLNVRIRELEDRLQIPGAEIEGLNVRIRELEDRLQILQRQLPEEVRRNATEDEGAAAQNNPEDDVEALRERIRELELENRKLRGLQDD, from the exons ATGGCAGAGAACCAGGTCAGGGACTGGAACCGGGTCATAGACATGTACGACGGAGTTGATGAAGATGGAATGactgaaacacaaaaaaaagcacacagagaTGAAACTCTTCAAAATAATCCAGATGTTTTATTCAGAATCTATCGAAAGGGAAAACTCCGTGTGCTGCTCTTCATGCCAACTCACACTGTAGAGTGGATAATTGTGATTCATGACAGGATTCAGGACAGAAGAGAAACTGACCCTTCTGTTCAGCTGACGGAGAGACGTGCTATAAGGGGTCATTTACCAATCATAAACATGGCTGGTCCTGAGAATCACCTTGAACATATCTGTGACATTTTTGATCAGCTCTTTAATCAGGTGCAGGAAAACATTCGGAACAGAGCAGCACCACAGAGGAACTATGCAGCTGAGATTGAGGGACTCAATGTGAGAATCAGGGAGCTGGAAGATCGATTACAGATCCCTGGGGCTGAGATTGAGGGACTCAATGTGAGAATCAGGGAGCTGGAAGATCGATTACAGATCCTTCAAAGACAATTG CCTGAAGAGGTTAGGAGAAACGCAACGGAAGATGAAGGAGCAGCAGCCCAAAACAACCCAGAGGATGATGTTGAGGCGCTCAGAGAGAGAATCAGGGAGCTGGAACTGGAAAACAGAAAACTTCGTGGGCTTCAAGACGATTAG